DNA sequence from the Halorussus limi genome:
GGTCGAGGCGGCCCACTGCCACCCGCCGGTGTCGTTGGCGGTGTCGTGGTCGGCGAGTCGCTCGCGGAACCACTCGTACCCCTCGCGCCAGTCGAGCAGGAGGTCCTTCGTGAGGAACGAGGCGACGACCATCCGGAGGCGGTTGTGCATCCACGCTTCCGCCCGGAGTTGGCGCATCGCGGCGTCCACGATGGGGTAGCCCGTCCGGCCCTCCTTCCACGCCCGCAGGGCCTCGGGGTCCTCGCGCCACTCGACGTCGTTCTCGTAGGACTTGTAGTTACGGCTCACCACGTCTGGCCGGGCCGAGAGGACGTGGGCGTAGAACTCCCGCCACGCGAGTTGACTCCGGAACTCTCGGACGGAGGCGGCCTCGCTCCCCTCGTCGTCGGGGTCGCCGTCGGCGCGGGCCGCCGCCTCCTCGGTCGCCTCCCAGACTTCCCGAATCCCGACGGTGCCCCACTTGAGGTGAACTGAGAGCCGCGAAGTCGCGTCCTTCGCGGGGTAATCGCGGTCCTCGGCGTACCGGAAGATGTCGTCGCAGAACTCCCGAAGTCGGTCACGCGCCACGTCGGTCCCGGCGGGCGGCACGTCCGCTTCCGGTTCCTCGAAGCCGAGGTCCGCGAGCGTCGGGATGGTCGAGTCGCCGGGGAGGTCGGCGTCGGCGACGCTCTCGGCGTCGACCACCGTCTCCGACGCGGGCGGGTCGTACGGCGCGTCCTTCTCCCGGTCGCGCCACTTCTTCCAGAAGTAGGTGAACACCGAGTAGTGTTCGCCCTCGTTCGTCCGAATCGACCCGGGTTCGTGGTGGAGCGCGTCGTGATACGCCGCCCGCGAGACGCCCGCGTCGTCGAGCGCGAGGCGGACCTCGCTGTCCCGTTCGCGGGCCAGCCCCGAGTAGTCGCGGTTCCAGTAGACGGCGTCTACGTCGTACTCGTCGGCGATTCGGGGCAGTTCATCGCGGGGGTCGCCCCGGACGAGCAGCAGGTCGCCGCCCGACGCGCGGTAGTCGGCGCGGAGCGATTCGAGCGCGTCGAGCAGGAACGCGACGCGCGGCGGACTCGCGCGGGCCAGAATCTCCGGGTCGAAGACGAAGACCGGCAGGACCGACTCGCCTCCGGCGGTCGCCTCGGCCAGCGCGCGGTTGTCCGCGACGCGGAGGTCCCGGCGGTGCCAGTGAAGGTTCATACGGAAGCCGTTGGTCCGACGAACCGTCAAACGACGGGTCCGCGGCCGGAGTCCTGCCGGGGCCGGCGGCCGGAACTCAGTCGGACTCCGTTGTCGCAACGGGGGTCACGGTCGGTCAGTCCCGCTCGACCAGCACCGACTCGTCGAGTTCCGCCACCGAGTCGTACCCGGACAGCGCCAGCGTCAGGTCCAAGTCCGCGAGGAAGTTCCGGACGACCTCTCGAACGCCGTTCTCGCCGTCGATGGCCAGTCCGTAGACGTAGGGTCGGCCGAGCAGGACCGCGTCCGCACCGAGCGCCAGCGCCTTGACGGCGTCCGCGCCGCGGCGAATCCCGCTGTCGAACAGGACGGCGAACTCGTCGTGACCTTCGTCCACGGCGTCTTTTGCCGACCGAGCGTCCCCGACCGCCCGCACGACGTCGGGGAGCGCCTCGACGGCCGAAATCGCGCCGTCGACCTGTCGGCCGCCGTGGTTCGAGACGACGACGCCGTCCACGTCGCGCCGGACCGCCTCGCGGGCGTCCTCGGGATGTAATGTCCCCTTCAGGAGTACGGGAAGGTCGGTCGCCCCTCGGACGCGCTCTACCGTCTCCCAGTCCATCGAGAGGTCGCCGAACTGCTCGACGAACCGCCAGAGTGCGGCCTGTTCGTCCTCCTCGGGCGGGGCGTCGAGCGAGTCGCGGAACGCGGGGTCCGAGAGGTAGTTCGCCACGCCCTCGCCGTCGAGGAACGGCAGGTAGGCGTTGGCAACGTCGCGCTCGCGCCACCCCATCGTCGGCGTGTCGAGCGTTATCACGATGGCCTCGTAGCCCGCATTTTCGGCGCGATTCACGAAGCTCTCGGTCACGTCGGGGTCCGCGCTGGGGTAGAGTTGGAACCACCCGGTCGCGTCGCCGAGTTCGTCCGCGACGTCCTCCATCGTGGCCGAGGCCGCAGAACTGGAGACGAAGGGCACGCCGAGCGATTGGGCGGCCCGCGCGCTGGCGAGTTCGCCGCCCTCGTGGATGATGGACTGGACGCCGACGGGCGCGAGCAGGACCGGAACCGGGAACTCCTGTCCGCACATCTCAACCGAGAGGTCGCGCTCGGCCACGTCCTGCAACATCCGAGGGAGAATGCGCCACCGCCGGAACGCCTCGCGGTTCCGGTCGGCGGTGTCCTCGCCGCCCGCACTCCCGGCGACGTACGCGCGGGCCTCCTCCGAGAGGGCTTCCATCGCGGCTTCTTCGAGTTCGTCGGGCGAGACGGGCATCTCGGGACGCTGGTCGGCGAGCATCCCGCTGGCGTACACCTCTCGCTGGCGATTCGGGCCGTAGGCTTCCGACGGGTCGTCCATGGTGGTCCGGTGGTGGTGTGGGTTGTTATAACTTGTCAGGATCTTCCCGCCTCGGCGTGCGGCGAGCATGCATCCCGCTTCAGAGAACGAATTTTATTTCTCAAACGTGGTCGTAGCTATTCCTCATTCGAATCGCGCGTCCGCGCCAGCACCGTCGACGCCGCGACTCCCGCGACGAACGCGAGTCCGACGTTCGTCGCCGCGCCGAGGACGCCGACGCTCGCGGTCAGCGCGAGCGAGTCGGTGTCGAGACTCGCCTTCGCCAACTCGACGGCGACCAGCGCGAGGACGACTCCGAGCGCGGCCATCGGGAACGCCGCGACCAACTCGGCCGCGCCGAGCGCCGCGCCGGCGTAGAGGCCGCCCAGAATCAGGTTCGCACTCGCGGTCCGCGCGCCGAAAGCGTGTTTGCCCGCGACGCCGCCGCTCCCGTGACACATCGGGAGCGCGCCGAGCGGAACCGCCAGCAGGTTCATCGCGCCCATGCTGGTGGCGAGTTCGTCGGGCGAGACCTCCGCGTCGAACAGGTCCGAGAGCAGGAGCGAAGTCGCCACCGCGGCGTTGCCCACCGTCATCGCCAGTTGCGCGCCCGTCGCCGCGAGCGCGTCGGCGGTGACGGCGAAGTCCTCGGCGGCGACCCCGACGCCGCCCCGCGGGAGTCCGACTCCGAGATTCGGTACCGCGACTCTCGGCGCGCCGGTCTCGGTCGCCGCGAGGCCGACGCCCACGGCTAGAACCGCCAGCGCGGCCGCGCGCCGGTGGCCGAACGCGACCACTACGCCGCCCGTGGCCGCCGCCGCCAGCGCCGTCTTCGGCGCGCCCGACCCGAGTTCGAGACCGGTCCGCGCGAGGACGAGCGCCACCGCCAACTGGACGCCCCGAATCGCGGCGGGGTCGATGCGGTCGGCGAGCGCGCCGAGCGCGCCGACCGACCCGAGCGCCAGCAGGACGACGCCCGAGAGCGTCCCCGCGACCGCGAGTTCCGGCACCGTCAGCGACCCCGCGATGACCAGCGCCGCGAGCGCCTTCATCGGTTCGACCGAGACGGGCGCGCCGTAGCGAAGCCCCCAGACGACCTGAAACGCGCCGAACCACAGCAGGAGGACCGGAAGCCGAAGTTCCGTCAGCGCCGACACCGCGACCACGACCGGCAGGACCGTCACCGAGTCGCCGACCGCACCGGTCGCGTCGCCCGGCGCGAACGTCGGCGCTCGGTCCCGGAGGTCGGCGGTCGAGAACTTCATCGTGAGAGCAGTCGTCCGTAACCGACTTAGGGTTACTCAGAAACCGAAAGTCGGTACTTCGGCAGATTTCGTAACCGCGAACGGTTACTGGAGCGCGAGTCGAACGCGGACGGGGTACGGAACTCGAACCTCGGCGGTCCCGTCTCGACATTTTCCACCCGACGCTCCCAACCCCATGCCTCCAACTCGACGCCCGATGAATATCGTTTCTCACACGAACAGTTGGCATGGGAACTATGGTGGGCGCTTCCGTCGTCTCGTCCATGACAGAGCGCAACATCCACCTGCCGGTCGCCGCCCGACCGAGCATCGACGACATCGTCTCGCTCGCACAGCAGGCCGAGGACCGCGGCTACCGCCGGGCGTGGCTCCCCGAGACGTGGGGCCGGGAGGCCGCGACGGTCCTCTCGGCCATCGCCGAGCGCACCGACGAAATCGGCATCGGGCCGTCCATCCTCAACGTCTACTCGCGGTCCCCGGCGCTGGTGGGCCAGACCGCGGCCACCCTGCAGGAACTCTCCGACGGTCGGATGCGCCTCGGCATCGGCCCGTCCGGTCCTGCGGTCATCGAGGGCTGGCACGGCCAGAGCTTCGAGCGACCGCTCCGGCGGACCCGCGAGTACGTCGAAATCGTCCGGCAGGTCCTCTCGGGCGAGACGGTCAACTACGCGGGCGAGGAGTTCACCGTCGGCGGGTTCCGCCTGCGGAGCGACCCGCCGGACGAGACCGTACCCATCGACGCGGCCGGGATGGGACCGAAGTCGGTCGAACTCGCCGGGCGCTTCGCCGACGGCTGGCACGCCCTGATGCTCACGCCCGACGGGATTCGGGACCGACTCGAAGACCTCCGGCGCGGCGCGGAGTTGGGCGACCGCGACCCCGACGACGTGCGGGTCACGCTCTCGACGACCTGCGCGGTCTCGCCGGACGGCGAGCGCGCCCGGACCCTCGCGCGCCAGCACCTCGCGTTCTACGTCGGCGCGATGGGGACCTTCTACCGGGAGGCGCTCTCGCGGCAGGGCTACGAGGAGACCGCCGAGGCGGTCGCGTCCGCGTGGGGCAACGGCGACCAAGAGGGCGCAATCGCGGCAATCGGCGACGACCTGCTCGACGACCTCGGCGCGGTCGGGACGCCCGAGGAGGCCCGCGCGCAACTCCGGAAGTTCGAGGGCATCGACGGCGTGGACCGCGTGGCGGTCTCGTTCCCCCGCGGCGCGGAGCAAGACGAGTTGGAGGCGACCATCGACGCGCTCGCCCCCGAGGAGTAGCGTCGACCCTTCGGCGGACTGCGACCACCCGTACCTGCGACCGTCGCGGTTTCTCGCGGGCGAGGGACGGAGACGGCCGCGCAAAACCTATTCCGGTCGGGGTCGCACACGGGAACCGTGACAGACTCCGCCGATTCCGTCGATTCCGATTCCGCTGATTCCAACTCCGCCGACCCCTCCGGAGCCGAGACGCCCGAAATCCGCGTGGACCACGTCGGCATCGCGGTCCGCTCGGTCGCCGACGCCGAACCTCTGCTGGAACTGCTCGGAGCCGAAAAGCTCGTCCACGAGGAGGACCCGACCGGCGCGTTCCGGTGGGCGTACTACCTGCTCGGCGACGCCTCCCGCGTCGAGTTGGTCGAACCAATCGAGGGCGAAGATTCCTTTCTCACCGACTTCCTCGCCGAGAACGGGGCGGGGATGCACCACGTCACGCTCGAAGTCGCCGACATGGACGCCGCAATCGCGGCGCTCGAAGCCGAAGGGGTTCGGGTCGTGGACCGCACCGACTACGACGAGTGGGCCGAGGCGTTCGTCTCGCCGCGGAACCCGACCGGCGTCCTCTGGCAACTGATGGAGTACCGCGACCCCTTCGCCGAGGGTCGGCCCGACCCCGACCGACTCTACATCGGCGGGAAGCGATTGACGGAGTAGCGATTCGTATCGGGGTCGTCGCCGTCCGTTTCGTCGTCTCCGCTATCGTTCTCGTCTCCGGGAGTATCGTCAGGTCCCCGTCCGGACGCTCCGTCGGACTCGTTGCGAACCCGTCGACCGTTTCCGTGGGAGTTCGGGTCGTCCACCAGCAGACCCAGAAAGCAGAGCAGGAGTCCGAAGACGAGACCCCACGT
Encoded proteins:
- a CDS encoding cryptochrome/photolyase family protein; this translates as MNLHWHRRDLRVADNRALAEATAGGESVLPVFVFDPEILARASPPRVAFLLDALESLRADYRASGGDLLLVRGDPRDELPRIADEYDVDAVYWNRDYSGLARERDSEVRLALDDAGVSRAAYHDALHHEPGSIRTNEGEHYSVFTYFWKKWRDREKDAPYDPPASETVVDAESVADADLPGDSTIPTLADLGFEEPEADVPPAGTDVARDRLREFCDDIFRYAEDRDYPAKDATSRLSVHLKWGTVGIREVWEATEEAAARADGDPDDEGSEAASVREFRSQLAWREFYAHVLSARPDVVSRNYKSYENDVEWREDPEALRAWKEGRTGYPIVDAAMRQLRAEAWMHNRLRMVVASFLTKDLLLDWREGYEWFRERLADHDTANDTGGWQWAASTGTDAQPYFRVFNPTTQGERYDPDAEFVREYVPELRDASPDEIHGWTELTDAERERVAPGYPAPIVDHAERREEAIAMFERARGDE
- a CDS encoding alpha-hydroxy-acid oxidizing protein, with protein sequence MDDPSEAYGPNRQREVYASGMLADQRPEMPVSPDELEEAAMEALSEEARAYVAGSAGGEDTADRNREAFRRWRILPRMLQDVAERDLSVEMCGQEFPVPVLLAPVGVQSIIHEGGELASARAAQSLGVPFVSSSAASATMEDVADELGDATGWFQLYPSADPDVTESFVNRAENAGYEAIVITLDTPTMGWRERDVANAYLPFLDGEGVANYLSDPAFRDSLDAPPEEDEQAALWRFVEQFGDLSMDWETVERVRGATDLPVLLKGTLHPEDAREAVRRDVDGVVVSNHGGRQVDGAISAVEALPDVVRAVGDARSAKDAVDEGHDEFAVLFDSGIRRGADAVKALALGADAVLLGRPYVYGLAIDGENGVREVVRNFLADLDLTLALSGYDSVAELDESVLVERD
- a CDS encoding putative sulfate/molybdate transporter, with amino-acid sequence MKFSTADLRDRAPTFAPGDATGAVGDSVTVLPVVVAVSALTELRLPVLLLWFGAFQVVWGLRYGAPVSVEPMKALAALVIAGSLTVPELAVAGTLSGVVLLALGSVGALGALADRIDPAAIRGVQLAVALVLARTGLELGSGAPKTALAAAATGGVVVAFGHRRAAALAVLAVGVGLAATETGAPRVAVPNLGVGLPRGGVGVAAEDFAVTADALAATGAQLAMTVGNAAVATSLLLSDLFDAEVSPDELATSMGAMNLLAVPLGALPMCHGSGGVAGKHAFGARTASANLILGGLYAGAALGAAELVAAFPMAALGVVLALVAVELAKASLDTDSLALTASVGVLGAATNVGLAFVAGVAASTVLARTRDSNEE
- a CDS encoding TIGR04024 family LLM class F420-dependent oxidoreductase translates to MTERNIHLPVAARPSIDDIVSLAQQAEDRGYRRAWLPETWGREAATVLSAIAERTDEIGIGPSILNVYSRSPALVGQTAATLQELSDGRMRLGIGPSGPAVIEGWHGQSFERPLRRTREYVEIVRQVLSGETVNYAGEEFTVGGFRLRSDPPDETVPIDAAGMGPKSVELAGRFADGWHALMLTPDGIRDRLEDLRRGAELGDRDPDDVRVTLSTTCAVSPDGERARTLARQHLAFYVGAMGTFYREALSRQGYEETAEAVASAWGNGDQEGAIAAIGDDLLDDLGAVGTPEEARAQLRKFEGIDGVDRVAVSFPRGAEQDELEATIDALAPEE
- a CDS encoding VOC family protein, translated to MTDSADSVDSDSADSNSADPSGAETPEIRVDHVGIAVRSVADAEPLLELLGAEKLVHEEDPTGAFRWAYYLLGDASRVELVEPIEGEDSFLTDFLAENGAGMHHVTLEVADMDAAIAALEAEGVRVVDRTDYDEWAEAFVSPRNPTGVLWQLMEYRDPFAEGRPDPDRLYIGGKRLTE